One Candidatus Zixiibacteriota bacterium genomic window, AGAATAGCTTGGACACCCTTCAGAAGCTGCGAGAGGTACTGTTCGGCAGCATTAGCGATGCGTCTTGGATCACGGGAATAGGGGACAATGCTGTTGCCAGATTCCATAAAGTTACAGAGGAACGACATCGTGGGGTGCTCAAAGAACGGATCCATAAAAGCTGTTGTGGGATCCGGTAGCAGGATCATATCACCGCTTTCTATGGAAGAAAAGCCGGGCAACGACGAACCGTCCACTCCAACCCCCGAGCGGAACAGTTCCTGTTTCAATGCCGAGAGAGGGATCGTAATATGGTGCCAGGTTCCAGGTAGATCACAGAACTTGAGGTCGATGAACTCGACCTTATTTTTCTTGGCCAGCTGGGAGAGCTCGGTCAGTTTCATTTAGATTTCCTTTCATGCCGTATCATACATTCATGGCCTGACTAATATAGAATATCTGTATCTAAAGACAAGTGAGTTGCTCCGACAGTCGTTTTGGTTTGATGGAAAAAAAGACCGGTGGATGCCAAAACAGGCACCCATCGGTCGTCAAAATCCAAATGAATATTTGATAGCGTCTACATGATGATTGCCAGTTTGCCGACCTGGACCTCTCCATCCTCGCCTTCGACTGTCCAGAAGTAAATACCCGACACAATCAACTGAGTGTTGCGTGTAATCAAGTCCCAACGATCATGCGATGCCTTGGGATCGGAGGGATCGAAATCGTGATCAATTACCTGTATCAAGTCACCATCGAGTGAGAAAATGCTGATAGTACATTTGGACGGAAGGTTAGCGAAATGTACGGCTCGCACGCGGTCATCGGGAGTGGAGGCAGATTGGTTCGACTCACGCCCTTCCAGTCCCAGTGCCCTATATCCTCCGTCGACACGGTAAGGATTGGGGTAGACAAACACTTCCTCGTTGTTCTTAGACGCGTCCTGAGCATTGTAGAGTGCATATGCGCTTTTGTGTCCAACGGTACGGCTAGTCTCCAGGGCTTCAAGCCCTTTACCAGGCGAGCCATAGTCAAAGGCTGTTATATTCACCCAGTAGAGGAGATTTGGGAGGAGGTTATCAATTGTATATTCGTATTCATAGTACTTCAGATACCCATCCTCAGTGAGTTCCTCTGGCTTCACAAAATCCGGGTGCGCAATAAGGGGCCGTGGCTGGTCAGGATAAATCTTGCGAATGCCACCGACTATACCCAATTCGGAACTGTTGAAGTCCTGTGCCTCAAAATAGTAAAGTTCCGACCCGTCGACAAACGGTTGCGTCCGAGTATATTGGAGAGGATCAGTAATGCCATATTCACTTAGTAGTTGCTCCAGGGTATATGGCACGTCTCTGAGAACCCATCCGTCGCCCTCATAGATAAACTTGTTGTAATCCTCACGATCGTACGATGTAACCATACTGTAACTCTCGGATCGTTCGTCGCGTCCCAAATAGATGCGATAACCCTCAAAGTCAAGGTCTCCAGAGAAAACATCCTTCGCATTTTCCGATCGGTACCCATTGAAGCGGAGAAGGAGCTTGCCGGGTGAGGGATATATCCAGAAGTCAGGAGCTGGCGGTGGATTCGCACCCTTGAAGTCCGGTACATCGTCTCCTTTGGTGAAAAATGTTTCAGTGGTAAAATCCCATACGAGTTCAAAGGGCGGTTCTCCCGGAGTGCCTAGCCACACCGTCTCTAAAAAAGTAGATTCAGTAACGCACGTTACGGAATCACCGGCATATCCGTCGCCGTCGGTGTCAACTCCGGGGTTGTCGTAAATCCAGGAAGCCCAGCGGGCATTGTCGGCAAGGTCATCAAAGTCCAGACCTTCCTCGAACGCCTTCGGATTGTATGATTCCTCTGCAAGATTGTCGAGATTGTCATTCACAGTATGAAAGTCTTCGCCAGCCAGGTATGAAAGTGAAAGTGGCAGGGTCTGGCCCGGCGAAATGTCAAAAGGACCAAAGGATAGAAGATACCTGGTGTCGTAGCCGTCCGAAAAGTTTACTGCCAAGCTCTGATTGGGGTAAACCCAAATGTCATCGGTGGCCTGGATATTGGCTGTGTAAATCTGGTTGTAGTCAAACTCACCATTCGATAAAACGTAATACTTATTGTCGTCTCTCCATGGTGTGCCGACGCCACCGTGACCGAAGTCTCGCCAGGGATCGTCTTCAGTTTCTTTCATTCTTGGACCGAAGTCAAGAACGGAAGTAGCGTTGGAAACCCACCAGTTGAACGAAACATCAAGTTTCTTTGACGGGGTGCGAACAATTCGAGTAGCAGTGACGTGTGGAACAGGGGTTACAGCCGGATCGAGGCTGCCTATATCACCGTCGTTGTCCGCGATCCAGGCAATGAACGGATTGTCCTCATATGAACACATATCTTTTGGGCCATAGAAGTATTCGTAGTAGGGAAGAAAACCGCAGATATCATCTACGGCTCCAGACACACCATCACAGTTGAAGCATACGTCGGCATCGACGTAAACACCCATATAGACATTCTCAAGATTCCGTATCCCGATGTTCTTGATTTTGTAATCAAACAAGACCAGGTCTTCGGCATATGAATAAGACCATGCATACGATGACTGTGTAACTTCTATATTCAGAGGTCGGTGGACCCGTCCGCCGTCTTCAGCGTCAGCTCCGGCCAGAGCGATGAAAGTATCCATATATACAGCGATGTAATCTTCCTCGGAGACAGCGTCCTCGTACATATCCAGATCGGTAGGATCCAGGATCGAGCGTTTTATCATGTCTCCAAAAGGAGTTTCATCGGGAAAGAATTCCGTGGTGCCTATCCAACCGTCATGTCCGACTGAAACAAGTGTGTCCCGACCAACAACGGCGCCAATCCAGAACGAGGCTCCAAACAGGTATGTGGCGCCCGAGTTCTTTGGGTATTCACAACCACCACCTGGTATGGGCTGCCCTGTGAAACAGTCCGCGTCGGAGCCACGTCCATACGCGGTCCCAAAACTACCGTTATTACCTACAGAGAGAACTAACTCGCCAACTCTGTGCATGGCCTGACAATCAGACGGTGCCTGTGTAGAAAACCAGCGGCCATCGTCCTTTTTTTCAGCACCCAGAGCCATACGCCCCAGCACGCTCGATGAAAACATTAGAACACACGCCAATGCTACAACTAAAGCAACGAAACAATTCCTCGACATATTCTATCCCAATCGGTTTTGGAAGTTTACTTTACTAACGAACGAAGCGCCATGAGCGTTTAGTCGATAGTTAGTCTTCTTACTCCGGCCAATCTATAACAACTTTGGGCTGTTCCGCAAGGATTTTCGTGGGAAAAATGGGTGCCTGATAGATTTTAAAAACAAGTCAGGCATTGATCCTTAACTATTAGTCCGGCAGTAGGATGAGGCGCCTTTGGTTGGGCCCTCTATCAATTTGGATGAGTCACACGCCCGACGAAAAGAAGAGTTCCCGAATGGCGCTCGTAAATAGCAAAAAGAAACGGCCGGTCGATCCGCATTACGAAATTGTCCGGAGGTTCACTTGTAGTCCCAATCCCTATTGCTGTCACCGCTGCCGCCTCGGTACCTTCCTCATCGACTCTGATATACACTTTGTGTATTACTTGCGTGATATACAACTCAATCTGCTCTGAGATGTTGCTGAAATCAGCTTGACTAGGATCAAACGCCTCAACCATACCAAGGACCGAGAGAGCATTGTTGAGCAGGAAGCCGACCTCGAGTTCGAACTTCGGTAAATAGAGCATACCCTCTCGTTGGCCGACCGCACCTTGCCAGTGATCCCAGCTATTTGATGTCATCTCGTACAAAGCGGAATCCACATGGACGCCAGGCCTGGGTAGAATGACCATCATACTAAACAACTCCCGGCCGTAGGACAGATCCACTACCTGGACAAGATCGCTCTCATAATAGGGGAGTTCTTCGTTGATCATCATTAGCTGACAAGAAGTTACGCTACCCGTCGGACCATAGAACGGTTGGCCGGTAGTCAGCTCCGGGTTAAACGGTCTGGTCCAGTCTCCCTTGAAATACAGTGCGTTAATGAGAAACAGCAGCGTCAGGGGATCAATCGGTGGGTCGATTATCTGCTCAATAAGGCCATTGGTATTGTCGCTGACCCACTGATTCATGATGCCGGCCGAGGAAGGGTTGCTGAAGTCGAGCGAAGTTACGTCAGCATTGAGGTATTGTTGATTGGTTTCAATGAATGGTTGTCTGACCTGAAACCCTTCGCGTAACCAGATGGAGTTCGCGATCGTCATGGTGACATCATTGTCGAGACCAGTCAGGAGACTGATGAGACCTTGAAAAGCCTCGTTCACTTCCAGTGGTGAGAGTCCATCAAGAGCAATCGTTGACTGTATCGCTTCCCGCGTCGTACCGTCAGCGCCATTATAAGCCATAGCAAGAGCCATAGCCACTGACACGGGCGAGACCACAACGTTGGTGTCGGGATTCTCTGCTGCCACCTGGGAGAAGAAATCTAAACCGAAATTCTCACCTGACTGGACCACCTGTTGTTCAGCGGCGGTCAACGCTCGAGGTGGTTCGGGATCGGGCGGTGCTGTAGAGTGTGAGCAGGAGCAATACAACACGCCCACTATAGCCAGAACCAAAACGACTACGAACTTCCACTTGTTCATATTCACTTTCCTTATGTCCAACTCTTGCATCCTATTATAACTATGTAACGCCGGCGGTTACATAGTGTCAAACTAACATTCGGATGGTGCAGGACCACCCGTGAACAGGTATGCCACCAGATATGTTAAGTCGGCTATATTGATCTCGTCATTACCGTCAACGTCACTTTCTTCTATGCACGGTGGTTCTGCACCTCCGGTGAATAGATAGGCTACTATGTAGGTCAGATCAGCAATGTTGATTTCATCGGGTAATTCGTAGTTGACATTGCCGCGGATTGGGGGAACACAGCAACCTTCACAGACATCACCAATACCGTCGCTGTCGGCATCCTCCTGACCGGGGTTGAAATCATCGGGACAATTGTCACATACATCTCCGACACCGTCGCTATCACCATCTAACTGATCGGAATTCGTATCTTCCGGGCAATTGTCGCAGGCATCACCGAAGCCGTCAGTATCCTGGTCAAGTTGAAGAGGGTCATGGTGGTCCGGGCAGATATCGCAGACGTTTCCAAGACCGTCATTATCCGTGTCCGCTTGGGACACATTTGAAAGGTCGGGGCAATTATCACAGGCGTCGTTGATGCCGTCAGTGTCGGTATCCGATACGTCTGGACAGTCAAGAATAGTCTTGAACATCGACCGACCATGCGTTCCGGCTACGAGTGTACGAGTACGACTGTCGAAAGCCAAATCATGAACCGGAACGATCGGCATACCGGTGCCAAGTGGTGACCAGGTCTGCCCAAGATTCTCGGTGTAGGATACGCCGTGGTCAGTGCCTATATACAGCGTTGATTCAGCGTGCGGATCGACAATTACGTCACTAATGGGAGCATCGGGCAAGTTACCCTGAATGTCCACCCATGCTTGACCATAGTTTGTAGAACGATGAATATGTGGGTAATATTCCCCGGCTGAGTAGCCCGAGTGCGTGACATATACTGTTCCCGCATTATAGGGATCCGCCGTTACACGGGTTATATATCGATCCGGCAGGGTGCCGGTAATGTCTTGCCAATCATCGCCACCGTTGGTGGTTACCCAGACGTTAGCGTCATCGGTACCGACATAGATCACCTGATTATTGGTAGATGCGACGTCAATGGTAGTAATAGTACCAAATACGAGATTGCCGGGATCGTCGCCATCGGTTAGATCATTGCTAATGGGATTCCAGTAGTCGCCCTGGTTTGTGGTCTTGTACAGCCGGTGTGAACCGTAGTAAAGAACATTGTGATTGGAAGGATCCATGACAAAGGGAGTGTTCCAGTTGTGGCGGTCACCGTAATAGTCAATGCCGTCCATGACGCTGTAGAAACTTGAGCCGCCATTGGTCGAGCGCCGGACCCATCCCCACTGATATTCGGCAAAGATGACGTCCGGGTTTTGGTGATCGACGACGACATAGAATCCATCGCCGCCGTTTATCCGTTGCCAGTCATTAACGTTGCCGGTGAGAGTGCGTAACGTTCCGTTGTCCTGGGTACCGCCGTAGAGTCTTTGTGGGTTGTTACGATCAATAGTAATGGCATAGAATTGCGTGTTGGCCATATCAACAAGTTGACTCCAGTTCGAGCCGAAGTTAGCAGAATGGTTGACGCCGCCATCGCAGCCGGAATAGAGCTGATCATATTGAGTAGGATGAATGTAGAGGGCGTGGTGATCGACGTGCGATTCGTTAGTAATATCGATCCAGCTGTTGCCGCCGTCATCTGATCGGTGGGGGTAAACTCCCAGCGCGTAAACAATACTGGGAATGTTGGGTGTTACTCTGATCTGACCGAAATACCACCCAAATCCGCCCAACATGCCTTCCAACGCGCCGTCGTTAGTCTGTGACCAGTTGTCTCCGAGATCGTTACTTTTCCAAACGCCCATAATATTGCCGGGATGATTGCAGATCATGGTGTACACCGTGCCATATGCAGGATCAACGGTCACACCGATACGGCCGAGTGTGTCCGACTGTGGCGGCAAGCCGTTAGACTGCAACGCCCACGTGTCACCATAGTCGGTCGATCGATACAATCCACTTGTCAGGCCGCCCACTCTGCGTACGGCCGCGTTGCGAAAACGATGCCACATGGCTGCGAACACGGTTCCGGTAGTATGATCATAGGCAATGTCTATGCAGGAGGTCGTGTCACTGACAAACAGTTTCTGCACCCAGCTGCCTCCTCCGTCGGTCGAACGATAAACGCCGCGACTGGAGTTGGTTCCGAACAGCTTGCCGGCCGCCGCCACGAATACGGTCTCGGGACGATCCGGATCAATTACGATACGCCCGATATGGAAGACATCGCTCAGACCCGAGTAGTCCCAGGTCAAACCGGCATTAGTACTCTTATAGATACCGGTACCTTCGTAAGAGTCACCGGAACTGTTGGCTTCGCCTGTTCCAGCGTAGATGATGTCGGGATTGTCAGGATGAATGGCGATGGCTCCCATTGATTGCACGCCGACGCTATCGAATATCGCTGTCCAACTTACGCCGTAGTCGCTTGATTTGTAAATACCCCCGGCTGCGGATGCGGCATACACGACGTTCATCTCATCGGGATGAACCGCGATGTCGGTGATACGCCCCGGTATGTTGCTCGGTCCTGCCTGCGACCAGGTAGCTGCTCGCTGGCTTTTCTGTGCCGATACAGCGATCAATTCACGTGCATCCGAGAGGGCAGTCAGACGGGCCTCCACGGGGACCTCTGTTGAGGGATACGCTCGCTGGACATAGAACCAGTCGTTAGGGCGCTTTTGAACCTTAGGAATCTTGCCGTTGTTGTGCTCAGCATAGTGGGCGATTTTCTCATAGTCGGGCAACGGGTTGACGATTGCGTTAGCTTCGTCCAACGAAGTAGAATTGATGCCCAGCCAAAGCGCACCGCTGATTAACAGAGCTGTTGATGTCAGTGCAGTAACTACAGTCTTGAATTGCATATCTGGTCTCCAATTGCGGCCACACATTGGCCTTAGGGATGTAATTCTTGATGTCGGCTTCGGGTTGGCTTCGCATTACCCCGCGGCGATTAGTATAGCGTCTATCCGAGTTGTTCTGCCAACCACACGAGCAATATAGATATGACTCAATACTCAGACAAGGATTGGTTCGGTGTTTCTACTTGATCCTTGCCTCTATTACTGGCAGCAATTCCTCGGCTATCAAGAGATGTCCTTGGGGTGTCGGGTGGCAGTGGTCGATGAATAGCTTCTCACCCCCGTTGGCGGTAAACAGTCCGGGCAGATCAATGACTGTTACCACATCGTCATCCGACATTGCGTCAATCATCTGTGTGTAGTCACGTTTGATTCTCAGTGAGAAGAAATCAGCCTGAAGGGCGGAGTCGAGGTAGATCCATGGTAGCGAAGTGTCCTTGTGAGGCAGCGAAGGGGTCTGTCCCTCGGAAATCGCGTTGATACCAATGTTGAAAAGTATCGCCGAACCTGCCGCTGCGACAGCCTTGCTAATGTCGCCGGAATGTTCACTCAAATACACATCCCGAGCGGAATGAAGCACACTGTCGGCAACATCATATTGTTCCATGCGCCACCGGGAAACGCCCAGGTTGTTCAGATATAGCGGTGCCGGAGACTCGGTCCGGATACGATGTGTCCAATAATCGACAGCATCGGATGGATCAAGGCCGTCATTGAATGCAGATGCGTAGACAGCTTTGGTGAACAAATCCCCATCGCTGTACAATGTTCGGAACAAAGTCGTGTCGAGACAGTACTTGAGCTCACGTCCGAGGATACGGATCATCTCCGGCGGAAGAATCAGCTCACCGTCATCGCCGGTAGTATGTGCAAACGTCTTGAACTGCAATCCAGCCGGCCAAAGGAGGGGGACGGGCGGTTTGAGGATTATCAGTTCGCAATCGTGTTGTCGACAACCATCGGCCAGCCTGCCAAGATTTTCACCGAACTCTTCCGGTGAGACACGTACAACTAACTCCGAATCGGTCGTCTTTGACCGGGGACGAATGCTCTGGATAACACTTCTCAGAGTGCGATAGGTTGCCAGATGATTCAGCGTTCGCCGC contains:
- a CDS encoding thrombospondin type 3 repeat-containing protein yields the protein MQFKTVVTALTSTALLISGALWLGINSTSLDEANAIVNPLPDYEKIAHYAEHNNGKIPKVQKRPNDWFYVQRAYPSTEVPVEARLTALSDARELIAVSAQKSQRAATWSQAGPSNIPGRITDIAVHPDEMNVVYAASAAGGIYKSSDYGVSWTAIFDSVGVQSMGAIAIHPDNPDIIYAGTGEANSSGDSYEGTGIYKSTNAGLTWDYSGLSDVFHIGRIVIDPDRPETVFVAAAGKLFGTNSSRGVYRSTDGGGSWVQKLFVSDTTSCIDIAYDHTTGTVFAAMWHRFRNAAVRRVGGLTSGLYRSTDYGDTWALQSNGLPPQSDTLGRIGVTVDPAYGTVYTMICNHPGNIMGVWKSNDLGDNWSQTNDGALEGMLGGFGWYFGQIRVTPNIPSIVYALGVYPHRSDDGGNSWIDITNESHVDHHALYIHPTQYDQLYSGCDGGVNHSANFGSNWSQLVDMANTQFYAITIDRNNPQRLYGGTQDNGTLRTLTGNVNDWQRINGGDGFYVVVDHQNPDVIFAEYQWGWVRRSTNGGSSFYSVMDGIDYYGDRHNWNTPFVMDPSNHNVLYYGSHRLYKTTNQGDYWNPISNDLTDGDDPGNLVFGTITTIDVASTNNQVIYVGTDDANVWVTTNGGDDWQDITGTLPDRYITRVTADPYNAGTVYVTHSGYSAGEYYPHIHRSTNYGQAWVDIQGNLPDAPISDVIVDPHAESTLYIGTDHGVSYTENLGQTWSPLGTGMPIVPVHDLAFDSRTRTLVAGTHGRSMFKTILDCPDVSDTDTDGINDACDNCPDLSNVSQADTDNDGLGNVCDICPDHHDPLQLDQDTDGFGDACDNCPEDTNSDQLDGDSDGVGDVCDNCPDDFNPGQEDADSDGIGDVCEGCCVPPIRGNVNYELPDEINIADLTYIVAYLFTGGAEPPCIEESDVDGNDEINIADLTYLVAYLFTGGPAPSEC
- a CDS encoding serpin family protein, which produces MNKWKFVVVLVLAIVGVLYCSCSHSTAPPDPEPPRALTAAEQQVVQSGENFGLDFFSQVAAENPDTNVVVSPVSVAMALAMAYNGADGTTREAIQSTIALDGLSPLEVNEAFQGLISLLTGLDNDVTMTIANSIWLREGFQVRQPFIETNQQYLNADVTSLDFSNPSSAGIMNQWVSDNTNGLIEQIIDPPIDPLTLLFLINALYFKGDWTRPFNPELTTGQPFYGPTGSVTSCQLMMINEELPYYESDLVQVVDLSYGRELFSMMVILPRPGVHVDSALYEMTSNSWDHWQGAVGQREGMLYLPKFELEVGFLLNNALSVLGMVEAFDPSQADFSNISEQIELYITQVIHKVYIRVDEEGTEAAAVTAIGIGTTSEPPDNFVMRIDRPFLFAIYERHSGTLLFVGRVTHPN
- a CDS encoding SGNH/GDSL hydrolase family protein, which gives rise to MTMEHNIPYSVRRKWMFATILILVFLGLIEGGCYLVERMFSTVTREAPMESGWQTTFFRSHFDWHESDPNLLWRFKPNLNNRLIKTNSRGFIGDEVVTDKPDNTYRILLLGDSSPVGLGLSSRAATFAEILKRRLSMKTPPEVRIEMINAAVSGYTSEQIVRFMNLEGWDYEPDLVLLYCGNNDASISGYFSDRTLLDRQSLRGLRRTLNHLATYRTLRSVIQSIRPRSKTTDSELVVRVSPEEFGENLGRLADGCRQHDCELIILKPPVPLLWPAGLQFKTFAHTTGDDGELILPPEMIRILGRELKYCLDTTLFRTLYSDGDLFTKAVYASAFNDGLDPSDAVDYWTHRIRTESPAPLYLNNLGVSRWRMEQYDVADSVLHSARDVYLSEHSGDISKAVAAAGSAILFNIGINAISEGQTPSLPHKDTSLPWIYLDSALQADFFSLRIKRDYTQMIDAMSDDDVVTVIDLPGLFTANGGEKLFIDHCHPTPQGHLLIAEELLPVIEARIK